Sequence from the Microbacterium galbinum genome:
GGACTGGTGGCAGGGCATCGCCGGGATCCGGGCGGGCATCGACGGCCTCCCGTTCGTCCGCGGACTCGCCGACGGTTCCCTCCCCACGGAGGACTTCCTCTTCTACCTTGCGCAGGACGCGCTGTATCTCCGTGACTATGCGCGCGTCCTCGCCGATGCCGCCCGACTCGCACCCACCCCGGACGAGCAGGCGTTCTGGGCGGAATCGGCCCGCGGGTCGATCCTGGGTGAGCTCGAACTGCACGCCTCCTGGTTGACACCGGCGCAGGGGGTGGCGGCGGCCACGTTCGCCGCGGACGCCTCGCCGACGACAACCGCATACCTCGACCACCTGCGATCCGTGGCGTTCGGGGGTGACTATCCCGAGCTGATCGCCGCCGTGCTGCCGTGCTTCTGGCTCTACACGGACCTCGGCGAGCGTCTGCACGCGGGGGAGTTCGGGGAGCGCGCCCGAGACCCGGAGCATCCGTACGCCACGTGGCTCGCGACGTATGCCGACCCCGCCTTCGCCGAGGCGACCGCCCGGGCGATCGCGTTCGTCACCCGGGCGGCGGCCGCGGCGGATGACGAGACCCGCGCGCGCATGCGGCGTGCGTTCGAACGCTCCAGCGTTCACGAGCAGGCGTTCTTCCGTGCCCCGGGGGAGCGGGGCGGCGACTCGGTGACGTGACGGATTTGCGGATGCCGTCGAGGGCGCGCTATCGTCGCGACATGCCTTCGGCCGCTTCCGCTGTCTCGACGCTCGTCCCGAGCGCCGCTCCGGTGCGCCGACGCCGCGACCGCCGACGTTAGGCGACCCCGCGCTCCTGCCTGCCGATCCCGGCGGACGATGGTCGAGCACCGGTGTCGCCGCCCCGGTCCCCGACAGCCCCGACCGTTAAGGTAGAAGCATGACGTACTCCGTCGCCGTCTCCGGCGCATCCGGCTACGCGGGCGGCGAGATCCTCCGCCTCCTCGCCGCTCATCCAGACATCGAGATCCGCACCGTCACGGCGCACTCGAACGCCGGACAGCCGCTCGTCCAGCATCAGCCCCACCTGCGCTCCCTCGCGCACCTCACCCTGCAGGACACCACGCCCGAGATCCTCGCGGGTCACGACATCGTCGTGCTCGCGCTGCCGCACGGACAGTCCGGGCAGTACACGGACGCGCTGGGCGACGTTCCGCTCGTCATCGACGCCGGTGCCGATCACCGTCTGACGTCGCAGGACGCCTGGGACGCGTTCTACGGAGGCACCTTCCACGATGCCTGGACCTACGGCGTGCCCGAGCTCCTCGTCGACGGAACGAAGCAGCGCGAGCGCCTGCGCGGTGCCACACGCATCGCTGCTCCCGGCTGCAACGCCTCCACCGTCAGCCTCAGCCTCGCCCCCGGGGTCGCCGCCGGTGTGATCGACCCGGGCGACATCGTCTCGGTGCTCGCGGTCGGCCCCTCCGGTGCGGGAAAGAACCTGAAGACCAACCTGCTCGCCAGCGAGGTCCTCGGCACCGCGAACCCCTACGCCGTGGGCGGCACCCACCGGCACATCCCCGAGATCCGGCAGGCGCTCGCCGCAGCTGCGCCCGCGAGCACCGGCGCATCGGGCGACGGCATCCGCATCTCGTTCACCCCGGTGATCGTGCCGATGTCGCGGGGGATCCTCGCGACGTCGACCGCGCCGATCGTGCCCGGTGCGTCCGACGCCGACATCCGCGCCGCCTGGCAGAACGCCTACGGTGACGAGACCTTCGTGCAGCTGCTGCCCGAGGGCGTGTTCCCGCGCACGGCCGACGTGCTCGGTGCGAACACCGCGCTGATCGGTCTCGCGATCGACCGTGCGGCGAATCGGGTCACGGTGGTCGCCGCGGTCGACAACCTCGTCAAGGGCACCGCCGGCGCCGCCATCCAGTCCATGAACATCGCGCTCGGCCTCCCCGAGGACCGCGCGCTCTCAGTGAACGGAGTCGCCCCGTGAGCGTCACCGCCCCCGCAGGTTTCGAAGCGGCAGGCGTCGCCGCCGGCCTCAAGTCCACCGGCAAGCCCGATGTCGCCGTCGTCGTCAACCGCGGCCCGCGTAAGGTCGGCGCCGCCGTGTTCACGAGCAACCGCGCCAAGGCGAACCCGATCATCTGGTCGCAGCAGGTGATCGCCGATCGCGTCGTCGAGGCGGTCGTGCTCAACTCCGGTGGCGCGAACTGCTTCACCGGAAGCTTCGGATTCCAGACCACGCACCAGACGGCCGAGAAGGCCGCGGAGCTGCTCGACATCAGCGCGGGTGACGTGCTCGTGTGCTCGACCGGGTTGATCGGCACCGGTGACGAGGTGTTCCGCGCGAAGGTGCTCGCCGGCACCGAGCAGGCGATCGCCACGCTGTCCGCCGACGGCGGCGACGCCGCGGCCCAGGCGATCATGACGACCGACACCGTCGCGAAGACGGCGGTCGTGCAGGGCGGCGGATGGACGATCGGCGGCATGGCGAAGGGCGCCGGCATGCTGGCTCCCGGACTCGCCACCATGCTGGTCGTGGTGACGACGGATGCCGACCTCGAGCCGCTCGAGGCGGATGCCGCGCTCCGCGCAGCGACCGGCACCACGTTCGACCGGCTCGACTCCGACGGATGCATGTCGACCAACGACCAGGTCACCCTCCTCGCCAACGGGGCGAGCGGGGTGAAGCCCGACCTGGATGCGTTCCGCTCGGCGCTGCGCGAGCTCTGCCAGGAACTGGCGGTCAAGCTGCAGGGCGATGCGGAGGGCGCGAGCCACGACATCACGATCGAGGTGCGCGGCGCGGTGTCCGAGCAGGATGCCGTCGAGGTCGGCCGTTCGGTGGCCCGCAACAATCTCTTCAAGGCGGCGATCTTCGGCAACGACCCCAACTGGGGTCGGGTGCTCGCCGCCATCGGCACGACGTCCGCGCAGTTCGACCCCTACGACGTCGACGTCTGGATGAATGACGTGCGCGTGTGCACCGCAGGCGGTCCGGATCGTCCGCGCGAAGATGTCGACCTGACGCCTCGGGCGACGAACCTCATCATCGACCTGCGTTCGGGCGAGGCATCCGCCACGATCCTCACGAACGACCTCACCCACGACTACGTGCACGAGAACAGCGCCTACGCCTCATGACCGACATCCAGGACACTCCCGCCGAAGAGGCGGCGCAGAAGGCGACGACGCTCATCGAGTCGCTGCCGTGGCTGAAGAAGTTCCGCGACCAGATCGTCGTGGTCAAATACGGCGGCAACGCCATGGTGTCGGACGAACTGCAGGACGCCTTCGCGCAGGACATCGCGTATCTGCGCTACGTCGGCGTGCAGCCGGTGGTCGTGCACGGTGGCGGCCCCCAGATCTCCGACATGCTCGGGCGCCTCGAGATCCCCAGCGAGTTCAAGGGCGGGTATCGCGTCACCAACACCGAGGCGATCGGCGTGGTGCGCATGGTGCTCACCGGCCAGGTGAACCCGCAGCTGGTCACCAAGATCAACTCCCACGGCCCGATCGCCACGGGGCTCAGCGGTGAGGACGCGGGCCTCTTCGGCGGCCGCCGTCGCGGGGTCATGGTCGACGGTGAAGAGGTCGATCTGGGGCGGGTCGGCGACGTCGTGCAGGTCGATCCGACGGCGGTCGTCGATCATCTGGTGGCCGGGCGCATCCCCGTCGTGTCGAGCATCGCGCCCGATCTCGACCACCCGGGGCACTCCCTCAACGTCAACGCCGACGCGGCGGCGGCTGCCCTCGCGATCGCCCTCGGCGCCCGCAAGCTCGTGATCCTCACCGACGTGCCGGGGCTTTACGCCGACTGGCCGAACCGCGATTCGCTCGTGTCCCACCTGACGTCGACGGCCCTCATCGACATGTTGCCGAGCCTCGAGTCGGGGATGATCCCGAAGATGCGCGCCTGCCTCGACGCGGTCGAGGGCGGAGTGGACGCCGCGGCGATCATCGACGGACGCGTGCCGCACTCGGTGCTCGTCGAACTCTTCACCAGCAAAGGAATCGGAACGGAAGTGGTGGCAGGATGACCATCTGGCAGGACGACGCGCAGCGCGACCTCGTACTCAACGCGGGAGCGCGCCTGGCGCTGCTGACGCGTGGCGAGGGCTCCTATCTGTGGGACTCCGAGGGCCGACGCCACCTCGACTTCCTCGCCGGGATCGCCGTGACCTCCCTGGGCCACGCGCACCCGGTGTTCGTCGAAGCGGTCTCCCGCCAGGCCGCGACGCTCGCCCACGTCTCGAACTATTTCGCGACCCCCTCGCAGCTCGCGCTCGCCGCACGCCTCAAGCGTCTCGCGGGGGCCGGGATCGACGGTCGGGTGTTCTTCTCGAACTCCGGCGCCGAGGCGAACGAGGCCGCGTTCAAGCTTGCCCGTCTGCACGGCGGTGCCGAG
This genomic interval carries:
- the argJ gene encoding bifunctional glutamate N-acetyltransferase/amino-acid acetyltransferase ArgJ, whose protein sequence is MSVTAPAGFEAAGVAAGLKSTGKPDVAVVVNRGPRKVGAAVFTSNRAKANPIIWSQQVIADRVVEAVVLNSGGANCFTGSFGFQTTHQTAEKAAELLDISAGDVLVCSTGLIGTGDEVFRAKVLAGTEQAIATLSADGGDAAAQAIMTTDTVAKTAVVQGGGWTIGGMAKGAGMLAPGLATMLVVVTTDADLEPLEADAALRAATGTTFDRLDSDGCMSTNDQVTLLANGASGVKPDLDAFRSALRELCQELAVKLQGDAEGASHDITIEVRGAVSEQDAVEVGRSVARNNLFKAAIFGNDPNWGRVLAAIGTTSAQFDPYDVDVWMNDVRVCTAGGPDRPREDVDLTPRATNLIIDLRSGEASATILTNDLTHDYVHENSAYAS
- the argC gene encoding N-acetyl-gamma-glutamyl-phosphate reductase yields the protein MTYSVAVSGASGYAGGEILRLLAAHPDIEIRTVTAHSNAGQPLVQHQPHLRSLAHLTLQDTTPEILAGHDIVVLALPHGQSGQYTDALGDVPLVIDAGADHRLTSQDAWDAFYGGTFHDAWTYGVPELLVDGTKQRERLRGATRIAAPGCNASTVSLSLAPGVAAGVIDPGDIVSVLAVGPSGAGKNLKTNLLASEVLGTANPYAVGGTHRHIPEIRQALAAAAPASTGASGDGIRISFTPVIVPMSRGILATSTAPIVPGASDADIRAAWQNAYGDETFVQLLPEGVFPRTADVLGANTALIGLAIDRAANRVTVVAAVDNLVKGTAGAAIQSMNIALGLPEDRALSVNGVAP
- the argB gene encoding acetylglutamate kinase, coding for MTDIQDTPAEEAAQKATTLIESLPWLKKFRDQIVVVKYGGNAMVSDELQDAFAQDIAYLRYVGVQPVVVHGGGPQISDMLGRLEIPSEFKGGYRVTNTEAIGVVRMVLTGQVNPQLVTKINSHGPIATGLSGEDAGLFGGRRRGVMVDGEEVDLGRVGDVVQVDPTAVVDHLVAGRIPVVSSIAPDLDHPGHSLNVNADAAAAALAIALGARKLVILTDVPGLYADWPNRDSLVSHLTSTALIDMLPSLESGMIPKMRACLDAVEGGVDAAAIIDGRVPHSVLVELFTSKGIGTEVVAG